The nucleotide sequence AATCTTCCGCCTTGGGCGGAGAGATAAGCACCCAAATGGGGTGCTTTATGGCGTTACGTTGATGTGTGTTATATTGGATGTACTCCATTGCCATACTCATTAAAAATATAATCCCGGTAATTTGAATGATGATGAAGGATGATTTGAATAATTTTTTAGCGCTATTCAATATATCGGAGAAGGATTTTGAATCCACCAATTTAAAGTGGGAAGATTTGCAGTCTATAAAAAAAGATTATAAAGAAATCAGAAAAGAATTAAATCTTATCGCAAGGTATATAGAAGAAAAACTCCATACCTTGGACACAGTCCATTCCGTGAGATATAGAATAAAAGACCCCGATCATCTTTTAGCCAAGATAATAAGAAAGAAAATCAAAGATCCAAATCGCGAGATTACCATTCACAACTATAAATCTTCGATTACAGATTTAATTGGAATAAGAGCTATTCATCTCTTTAAAGAGGATTGGGTGTCTATTCATAAATTTATAGAGGATAATTGGGATTTGCACGAGCAACCGGTAGCGTATATTAGAGAAGGAGATGCGGGTCTCTGTGTTGAGGAATACGAAAAGTATAAATGCAATATCGAATTGCATCCCCATGGGTATAGATCGGTGCATTACCTCATCCAGTCAAGACCTGGCAGAAATCCTTATATTGCTGAAATACAAGTGAGAACTATTTTTGAAGAAGGCTGGAGCGAAATAGATCATACGATAAAATATCCCAATAACATCGTTGATCCTCTACTCAATAAATTCCTCGATACATTCAACGTACTGGCTGGGAATTCTGATCAAATGGGATCTTTCGTGAGACGCTTAAAAGATGATTTGCTCAAAGGAACAGAAAAGATTGAAGAGTATGAAAAATTAACTGAAAAGAATACTGAAATAATCAATGATTTGAGGAAAAGGATTGCTGGGACTATTGGTGAGCTCAATTCCAAAATTCGGAATGTCGCATTAAAAATAAATGCCGTAGCCTCAAGCGGAATTGCTACGGAAGCATTTAAAAATATTCTTAGCGCAGTCAGGGTGATGGCCTCCAAATTTGAGCTCATGATGGCCACTCGTCCTCAAGAAGCGGCAAGCTTTCTTGAATCAGCCGAACAGAAATTAGAACGAGTAGAAAAGTTGCTCGAGATGACTCTCGAAGAAAATAATAGTAGTAATAATACTGATGCTGCTGGTGGAGAAGCAGTGGCTGGATCGTATAAAAAGGATGTCGCTTCTTTCATGCATAATTTGAAAACCATAGCGGAGTTGGAGGGAGGTGTTGCGCAAAAAATGCTCATGGATGTGCAGGGGCAGGATGGTTTTCAAACAAAAATTGAAAACGCAGTCAATGAAATCAGGGGGAGAAGCGGATTTGTAAAATTTCTTATCGGGCCAAAATATAAAAGCATTCAATCTTTACAGGCTGAAATAGTTGCGAACCAGGAAAGAATGAAGATACTGACTGACGCAGCGAATCTCATAACCGATCCGGCTGTCCAGTTTGTATTACAGAAGCAAATTGATTTGTTCGCTCGACAGAACAGTCATTTGAAGGCGTTTGTCGCTAAAAGAGAGCGCGGCATAAATTTGTTTGGGTGGCTCGTCCAGCTATTTCATTAAAAGCCAAGAGTATCATCGTGCTGTAGGTCAAAGCGCCACCATTCCAATGGTGGTTTTTGAGAGGCGAAGATCTGCCAATTCTAGCCGAAACCACTAGTGGGTAACTCGCCTTGACTTCGCGTGCTACGAAGGAAAGGTATTGGTGTTTGTGATATACTTTGAATCATGAATAAAATCTTACTATTGGATGCGGATGGGGTGGCGGTCGCGCCACGAGAGAAATACTTTAGCACGCGATATGTAGAAGACTTCGGCGTTTCCTCAGACATCATCGTGCCGTTTTTCAAGAACGAGTTCAATGATTGTCTGACTGGGAAGAAAGAATTGCGGGAAGTTTTCAGCGAAGAGGATCTTCTGGAAAAGTGGGGATGGAAGGGATCTCTGGATGAGCTGCTCGAGTACTGGTGGGCGGGGGAGAATAAACGCAATGAGCCAGTTCTTGCAATCGTGAAAAATCTCCGAGCGGAGGGAATGAAA is from Candidatus Peregrinibacteria bacterium and encodes:
- a CDS encoding RelA/SpoT domain-containing protein: MQSIKKDYKEIRKELNLIARYIEEKLHTLDTVHSVRYRIKDPDHLLAKIIRKKIKDPNREITIHNYKSSITDLIGIRAIHLFKEDWVSIHKFIEDNWDLHEQPVAYIREGDAGLCVEEYEKYKCNIELHPHGYRSVHYLIQSRPGRNPYIAEIQVRTIFEEGWSEIDHTIKYPNNIVDPLLNKFLDTFNVLAGNSDQMGSFVRRLKDDLLKGTEKIEEYEKLTEKNTEIINDLRKRIAGTIGELNSKIRNVALKINAVASSGIATEAFKNILSAVRVMASKFELMMATRPQEAASFLESAEQKLERVEKLLEMTLEENNSSNNTDAAGGEAVAGSYKKDVASFMHNLKTIAELEGGVAQKMLMDVQGQDGFQTKIENAVNEIRGRSGFVKFLIGPKYKSIQSLQAEIVANQERMKILTDAANLITDPAVQFVLQKQIDLFARQNSHLKAFVAKRERGINLFGWLVQLFH
- a CDS encoding HAD hydrolase-like protein, encoding MNKILLLDADGVAVAPREKYFSTRYVEDFGVSSDIIVPFFKNEFNDCLTGKKELREVFSEEDLLEKWGWKGSLDELLEYWWAGENKRNEPVLAIVKNLRAEGMKCYLATDQEKNRAQYLLRDMRLAEDFDGAFFSCDLGARKHEALYWEKVMATLGNPDPATVSFWDDEEENIEVAQKAGIDAHLFTTVEDLKRGLKI